A part of Trachemys scripta elegans isolate TJP31775 chromosome 23, CAS_Tse_1.0, whole genome shotgun sequence genomic DNA contains:
- the BECN1 gene encoding beclin-1, translated as MEGSKSSACTMQVSFVCQRCSQPLKLDTSFKILDRVTIQELTAPLLTTAPAKPGDVHEEETNLTEEAFTENRQDGVSRRFIPPARMMSTESANSFTLIGEASDGGTMENLSRRLKVTGDLFDIMSGQTDVDHPLCEECTDTLLDQLDTQLNITENECQNYKRCLEILEQMNEDDKEKLQMELKELALEEERLIQELEEVEKNRKMVAENFEKVRAEAERLDQEEAQYQKEYSEFKRQQLELDDELKSVDNQMRYAQIQLDKLRKTNVFNATFHIWHSGQFGTINNFRLGRLPSVPVEWNEINAAWGQTVLLLHALANKMGLKFQRYRLVPYGNHSYLESLTDKSKELPLYCSGGLRFFWDNKFDHAMVAFLDCVQQFKEEVEKGETRFCLPYRMDVEKGKIEDTGGSGGSYSIKTQFNSEEQWTKALKFMLTNLKWGLAWVSSQFYNK; from the exons ATGGAGGGCTCCAAGTCATCGGCCTGCACCATGCAGGTGAGCTTCGTGTGCCAGCGCTGCAGCCAGCCGCTCAAGCTGGACACCTCCTTCAAGATCCTCGACCGGGTCACCATCCAGGAGCTGACAG CTCCCTTACTTACCACCGCTCCAGCGAAACCAGGAGACGTTCATGAAGAAGAGACCAATTTAACAGAG GAAGCCTTCACAGAAAACCGTCAGGATGGTGTATCCAGGAGATTCATTCCTCCAGCCAG AATGATGTCAACAGAAAGTGCCAACAGTTTTACTCTGATTGGAGAGGCTTCTGATGGGGGCACCATGGAAAATCTCAGCAGAAGACTGAAG GTTACTGGTGACCTCTTTGACATTATGTCAGGACAGACGGATGTGGACCATCCTCTATGTGAGGAATGCACAGACACCCTTCTAGACCAGTTAGACACACAACTCAATATCACAGAGAATGAATGCCAGAACTACAA ACGATGTCTGGAGATCTTGGAACAAATGAATGAGGACGATAAGGAGAAGCTgcagatggagctgaaagaactTGCTTTGGAAGAGGAGAGATTGATCCAGGAGCTGGAGGAAGTAGAGAAGAACCGCAAGATGGTAGCAGAAAACTTTGAGAAAGTCagggcagaagcagagagactggaTCAGGAGGAAGCACA GTATCAGAAGGAGTACAGTGAATTCAAGAGGCAGCAACTGGAGCTGGACGACGAACTGAAAAGTGTTGATAACCAGATGCGCTATGCCCAGATCCAGTTGGATAAACTGAGGAAAACCAATGTGTTCAATGCAACTTTCCATATCTG GCACAGTGGGCAATTTGGCACAATTAATAACTTCAGACTTGGCCGCCTCCCCAGCGTCCCTGTAGAATGGAATGAGATCAATGCAGCTTGGGGGCAGACTGTGCTACTGCTTCATGCCCTTGCTAACAAGATGGGCCTGAAATTTCAAAG ATACCGTCTCGTTCCCTATGGAAACCATTCATATTTAGAGTCCCTCACAGACAAATCGAAG GAGTTGCCCTTGTATTGTTCTGGAGGTTTAAGGTTCTTTTGGGACAATAAATTTGATCATGCAATGGTGGCATTCCTGGACTGTGTGCAGCAATTCAAAGAGGAGGTGGAGAAAGGCGAAACTCGCTTTTGTTTGCCTTACAG AATGGATGTGGAGAAAGGCAAGATCGAAGATACAGGTGGCAGTGGTGGCTCTTACTCTATTAAAACACAGTTTAACTCTGAAGAGCAATGGACAAAAGCACTCAAATTCATGTTAACTAACCTGAAATGGGGTCTTGCCTGGGTTTCATCCCAATTTTATAACAAATGA
- the CNTD1 gene encoding cyclin N-terminal domain-containing protein 1 → MSLEAQAVSRFRTPEPVFGVVAPEIIEDTLICLATENEQYLNELSDQAGCFKETQIVEFVFLLCEKWFLDQSARYQAVEIFERFMIKHVEESYNSTKKSRTNNEQGEGNIWGTWKAQMCDTFVLRLVSCIQLASKLSFHYNIINNNTVLKFLQSLDYSYTKQNLLESELAILKALRFQINVPTPFAYVELLLEVLGHNGCLLPMKQLHKMCMHLLDLTYLMRNIIYDTLLKISIENSTPNELQIAKFLPVKEDFMLLAVGVISTSGFILNPEYWNQVVEHLNCITGITTQSILEFSYAILKHSVGTTNPRKNKGTRSSENYVVSPTK, encoded by the exons ATGAGCTTAGAGGCACAGGCAGTGTCCAGGTTTCGCACCCCGGAGCCAGTCTTTGGAGTTGTTGCTCCCGAGATCATTGAAGATACTTTAATTTGTTTAGCTACAGAAAATGAACAATATCTGAATGAGCTGTCGGATCAAGCAGGATGCTTCAAAGAGACCCAGATAGTGG AATTTGTATTTCTTCTGTGTGAAAAATGGTTCCTGGACCAATCTGCACGATATCAAGCAGTTGAAATATTTGAAAG gtTTATGATTAAGCATGTAGAAGAGAGCTATAACTCTACCAAAAAGTCAAGGACGAACAATGAACAAGGAGAGGGCAACATCTGGGGCACTTGGAAAGCACAGATGTGTGACACATTTGTGCTGCGGCTTGTCTCTTGCATTCAGCTTGCAAGCAAACTTTCTTTTCACTACAAT ataattaaCAATAACACAGTTCTGAAATTTCTGCAGTCCTTAGACTATTCATACACAAAACAGAACTTGCTGGAATCAGAACTTGCCATTCTGAAGGCTCTACGCTTCCAGATCAATGTGCCAACTCCTTTTGCCTATGTTGAGTTGCTTCTGGAGGTGTTAG GACATAATGGCTGCTTACTTCCTATGAAACAGTTGCATAAGATGTGCATGCACCTACTGGATTTAACTTATCTCATGCGGAACATCATCTATGATACTTTACTGAAGATTTCTATTGAGAATTCAACACCGAATGAACTCCAGAT AGCAAAATTTTTGCCAGTAAAGGAAGATTTCATGCTCTTGGCAGTTGGCGTCATCAGCACAAGCGGTTTCATACTAAATCCTGAATACTGGAATCAG gttgtgGAGCATTTAAACTGCATCACTGGTATTACCACACAGAGCATTTTAGAGTTTTCATATGCAATACTGAAGCACAGTGTTGGCACCACTAATCCAAGGAAGAACAAAGGAACTAGATCTTCAGAGAACTATGTTGTATCTCCTACAAAATAA